Proteins co-encoded in one Hymenobacter swuensis DY53 genomic window:
- a CDS encoding cysteine desulfurase family protein: protein MNVYFDNAATTPLDPEVLDAMLPFLQNHFGNPSSIHGHGRQVRAAIENARKTIAHLINAAPAEIVFTSCGTEADNYAAFGSVSTLGLTHGITSALEHHAVLHTMQALEKQGMQLSYLRHDAQGRLDLAHLEELLATHPRTFVSLMHANNEIGNLNDIAAIGDICAQHNAVFHTDTVQTMGHYKHDVQQLKANFLVGSAHKFHGPKGVGFLYRRSGQTVNALIHGGSQERNQRAGTENVYGIVGLAKALEIAYRDMAAHQQHIQGLKDRFMAKLRAEIDGVEFNGTSAESDQSLYTVLSVSLPPSDLNEMLLFNLDINHISCSGGSACTSGANAGSHVLNALGCDPNRGTIRFSMSKYNTAEEVDYAVTQLAKMYRKEPLKV, encoded by the coding sequence ATGAACGTGTATTTCGATAACGCCGCTACCACGCCGCTGGACCCCGAAGTGCTGGATGCCATGCTGCCGTTTCTGCAAAACCACTTCGGCAACCCCAGCAGCATCCACGGCCACGGCCGGCAGGTGCGGGCGGCCATCGAAAATGCCCGGAAAACCATTGCGCACCTGATCAATGCCGCCCCGGCCGAAATCGTGTTTACATCCTGCGGTACCGAGGCCGATAATTATGCCGCCTTCGGGAGCGTATCCACGCTGGGCCTTACCCATGGCATTACCTCCGCGCTGGAGCACCATGCCGTGCTACACACCATGCAGGCGCTGGAAAAGCAGGGCATGCAGTTGAGCTACCTCCGGCACGATGCCCAGGGCCGCCTCGACCTGGCCCATCTGGAAGAGTTGCTGGCTACGCACCCGCGCACGTTTGTGAGCCTGATGCACGCCAACAACGAAATCGGCAACCTCAACGATATTGCTGCCATCGGTGATATCTGCGCGCAGCACAATGCCGTGTTCCACACCGATACGGTGCAGACGATGGGGCACTATAAGCACGATGTGCAGCAGCTGAAAGCCAACTTTCTGGTGGGGTCCGCGCATAAATTTCACGGTCCGAAAGGCGTGGGGTTCCTGTACCGCCGCTCGGGCCAGACGGTAAATGCCCTCATCCACGGTGGCTCGCAGGAGCGCAACCAGCGCGCCGGCACCGAAAACGTGTACGGCATTGTGGGGCTGGCGAAGGCCCTGGAAATTGCCTACCGCGACATGGCCGCGCATCAGCAGCACATTCAGGGCCTCAAAGACCGGTTTATGGCGAAGCTGCGCGCCGAAATTGACGGGGTAGAATTCAACGGCACCTCAGCCGAATCCGACCAGAGCCTGTACACGGTGCTGAGCGTGAGCCTGCCACCCTCTGACCTGAACGAGATGCTGCTGTTCAACCTCGACATCAACCACATATCCTGTTCGGGCGGCTCGGCTTGTACCAGCGGTGCCAACGCCGGCTCGCACGTGCTCAACGCGCTGGGCTGCGACCCGAACCGGGGCACCATCCGCTTCTCCATGAGCAAGTACAACACGGCGGAGGAAGTTGATTACGCCGTAACGCAGCTGGCCAAAATGTACCGCAAGGAGCCGCTGAAAGTATAG
- a CDS encoding MotA/TolQ/ExbB proton channel family protein — MNKPAARPAAAAAPKGESKGGGSSSFAVIAILAAFIVSVLIFIFILGDGSHFQGGNHDNNPLAGDYFGVVYKGGPVVPVLMTMFLCVFIFSIERALTISRAKGSKSIETFVRTIRQKLNVNDITGAIATCDQQKGSVANVVRAGLVKYQEMSRERNMEKDQKVLAIQKEIEESTALELPMLEKNLVIISTLASVATLTGLIGTVLGMIKAFSALAQGGAPDAVGLANGISEALINTALGIGTSALAIVAYNFFTSKIDELTYSIDEAGFSIIQTFAAQHGETDHSHPA; from the coding sequence ATGAACAAGCCTGCGGCCCGGCCCGCCGCTGCTGCCGCGCCTAAGGGCGAGTCCAAGGGCGGTGGTTCATCCTCGTTTGCCGTTATCGCCATCTTGGCGGCGTTTATTGTCAGCGTACTGATCTTCATCTTCATCTTGGGCGACGGTAGCCACTTCCAGGGTGGTAACCACGACAACAACCCCCTCGCCGGTGACTATTTCGGTGTAGTGTACAAAGGTGGTCCGGTAGTACCGGTCCTGATGACCATGTTCCTGTGCGTGTTCATCTTCTCGATTGAGCGTGCCCTGACCATCAGCCGTGCCAAAGGTTCGAAAAGCATCGAAACCTTCGTACGTACCATCCGTCAGAAACTGAACGTGAACGACATTACGGGTGCTATTGCTACCTGTGACCAGCAGAAAGGCTCAGTAGCCAATGTAGTACGTGCCGGTCTGGTGAAATACCAGGAGATGTCCCGTGAGCGCAACATGGAGAAAGACCAGAAAGTACTGGCCATCCAGAAGGAAATCGAAGAATCGACGGCTCTGGAGCTGCCGATGCTAGAGAAAAACCTCGTTATCATCTCGACCCTGGCTTCGGTAGCTACGCTGACCGGTCTGATCGGTACGGTACTGGGTATGATCAAGGCCTTCTCGGCTCTGGCACAGGGTGGTGCTCCTGACGCAGTAGGTCTGGCTAACGGTATCTCGGAAGCTCTGATCAACACGGCACTGGGTATCGGTACGTCGGCTCTGGCCATCGTAGCTTACAACTTCTTCACCAGCAAAATTGACGAGCTGACCTACAGCATCGACGAAGCTGGCTTCAGCATCATTCAGACCTTCGCTGCTCAGCACGGCGAAACCGACCACAGCCACCCTGCTTAA
- a CDS encoding ExbD/TolR family protein: MPKVKPHRTSPSLDMTPMVDLAFLLVTFFMLTTKFAPEEAVVVDTPTSTSEIRLPESHVITIAVDDQKRVFFGVDDDAIKSDLLTQVGAKYGVSFTPSQIQAFKGVASSFGTPIEKLPALLSLDSEQRKLVKQEGIPADSTNNQFIEWVQTAQALSRKSAYGKAPYVAIKGDGKTDVPTVRKVIKLMQEKNINRFNLITDLETKPVAGK; the protein is encoded by the coding sequence ATGCCCAAAGTAAAGCCTCATAGAACATCGCCGTCGTTGGATATGACCCCGATGGTGGACTTGGCCTTCCTGCTGGTGACTTTCTTCATGCTCACCACCAAGTTTGCCCCGGAAGAGGCAGTGGTGGTGGATACGCCTACCTCCACTTCGGAAATTCGCTTGCCGGAGTCACACGTAATTACTATTGCGGTTGACGACCAGAAACGCGTGTTTTTCGGCGTGGATGACGACGCTATCAAGTCCGACTTGCTGACGCAGGTGGGAGCCAAATACGGAGTAAGCTTTACGCCCTCTCAAATTCAGGCTTTCAAAGGCGTAGCATCGAGCTTTGGTACCCCAATCGAGAAACTGCCTGCTCTGCTTAGCCTTGACAGCGAGCAGCGCAAGTTGGTGAAGCAGGAAGGTATTCCCGCTGACTCCACCAACAACCAGTTCATTGAGTGGGTACAGACTGCTCAGGCGCTGAGCCGCAAATCGGCCTATGGCAAAGCCCCTTACGTAGCCATTAAAGGCGACGGCAAGACGGATGTGCCAACGGTGAGGAAAGTCATCAAGCTGATGCAGGAGAAGAACATTAACCGGTTCAACCTCATTACCGACCTGGAAACCAAACCAGTAGCCGGTAAGTAA
- the glmM gene encoding phosphoglucosamine mutase: protein MALIKSISGIRGTIGGKAGDGLTPIDVVKYAAAFGTWVLQQTNNNTIVIGRDARLSGDMVSRLVAATLQGLGIHVIDLGLSTTPTVEMAVPAKNAGGGIILTASHNPKQWNALKLLNNKGEFISDTDGQLVLALGDSEAFDFAPVTKLGSYTTDDTFLQEHINTILALPLVDKAAIKAKNFRVVVDAVNSCGGFAVPMLLEQLGVEIIEKLFCEPTGDFAHNPEPLPENLREIAKTMEKGSFDLGIVVDPDVDRLALVNEDGTMFGEEYTLVAVADYVLQQNGGGNTVSNLSSTRALRDVTEKQGGQYAAAAVGEVNVVNKMKETNAIIGGEGNGGIIYPELHYGRDSLVGIALFLSHLAKTGLTMTRLRASYPNYFISKNKIELTPEINTDQVLVEMEKRYAKQPVNTIDGVKIEFDKEWVHLRKSNTEPIIRIYAESDSNATADHLANKIIGDIKEIISK from the coding sequence GTGGCACTGATCAAATCAATTTCGGGCATCCGGGGTACCATTGGGGGCAAGGCCGGCGACGGTCTGACGCCTATCGATGTGGTGAAATACGCCGCTGCTTTCGGTACCTGGGTTCTGCAGCAAACCAATAACAATACTATCGTTATCGGCCGCGACGCCCGTCTGTCGGGCGACATGGTGAGCCGGCTGGTAGCCGCCACGCTGCAAGGCCTGGGCATTCACGTTATCGACCTGGGCCTGAGCACGACGCCCACCGTGGAAATGGCCGTGCCGGCCAAAAATGCGGGCGGCGGCATCATTCTCACGGCTTCGCACAACCCCAAGCAGTGGAACGCGCTGAAGCTGCTCAACAACAAAGGCGAGTTTATTTCGGACACCGACGGGCAGCTGGTGCTGGCGCTGGGTGATTCGGAGGCCTTCGACTTTGCGCCCGTAACCAAGCTGGGTTCCTACACCACCGATGACACGTTCCTGCAGGAACACATCAATACCATTCTGGCCCTGCCGCTGGTGGATAAAGCTGCCATCAAAGCCAAGAATTTCCGGGTAGTAGTGGACGCCGTGAACTCCTGCGGTGGGTTTGCCGTGCCGATGCTGCTGGAACAATTGGGCGTGGAAATCATCGAAAAGCTGTTCTGTGAGCCGACCGGTGATTTCGCCCACAACCCAGAGCCGCTGCCCGAAAACCTGCGCGAAATTGCCAAGACAATGGAAAAAGGCTCCTTCGACCTCGGCATTGTGGTGGACCCCGACGTGGACCGCCTGGCGCTGGTAAACGAGGACGGCACCATGTTCGGCGAGGAATACACGCTGGTAGCCGTGGCCGATTACGTGCTGCAGCAGAACGGCGGCGGTAATACCGTGAGCAACCTCAGCAGCACCCGCGCGTTGCGCGACGTAACCGAGAAACAAGGTGGGCAATACGCTGCCGCTGCTGTGGGTGAGGTGAACGTGGTGAATAAGATGAAGGAAACCAACGCCATCATCGGGGGCGAGGGCAACGGGGGCATCATTTACCCCGAGCTGCACTACGGCCGCGACTCGTTGGTGGGCATTGCGTTGTTCCTGAGTCATCTGGCCAAAACTGGCCTGACTATGACGCGCCTGCGGGCCTCGTACCCGAACTACTTTATCTCGAAAAACAAGATTGAGCTGACGCCCGAAATCAATACCGATCAGGTGCTGGTGGAAATGGAGAAACGTTACGCCAAGCAGCCGGTAAATACCATCGACGGCGTGAAAATTGAGTTTGACAAAGAGTGGGTGCACCTGCGCAAGTCGAACACCGAGCCGATTATCCGCATCTACGCCGAGTCGGACTCCAACGCCACGGCCGACCATCTGGCCAATAAAATCATCGGCGACATCAAGGAGATTATCAGCAAATAG
- a CDS encoding PRC-barrel domain-containing protein, whose translation MEPSTDPIPSSQGRHLRRLRDLTEFEVADGNPDVRGWAVRGADGQQFGQVFELIVDADALKVRYLDIELDESLNINERDRHILLPIGVAALDEEADNVFVPSLTARSVLEYPPYVEIQITREYEQAMLRALNLPLAETTEPDFYNQPGYDGSRFYQRRLR comes from the coding sequence ATGGAACCCTCCACCGACCCCATTCCCTCCAGCCAGGGCCGGCACCTGCGCCGCCTGCGCGACCTAACCGAGTTTGAAGTAGCCGACGGCAACCCCGATGTGCGCGGCTGGGCCGTGCGCGGGGCCGACGGTCAGCAATTCGGTCAGGTGTTTGAGTTGATTGTGGATGCCGATGCTCTGAAGGTGCGCTATCTTGATATCGAACTGGACGAAAGCCTCAACATCAACGAGCGGGACCGGCATATTCTGCTGCCCATTGGAGTAGCTGCTCTCGACGAAGAAGCCGACAACGTATTTGTGCCTTCGCTCACGGCCCGGAGCGTGCTGGAGTATCCGCCCTACGTCGAAATTCAGATTACCCGGGAGTACGAGCAGGCCATGCTACGCGCCCTCAACCTGCCCCTGGCCGAAACCACCGAACCGGACTTCTACAACCAGCCCGGCTACGATGGCTCCCGCTTCTACCAGCGCCGGCTTCGGTAA
- the mazG gene encoding nucleoside triphosphate pyrophosphohydrolase, producing the protein MEYNTAARRPAQLEAFGRLLDVLDRLRAECPWDRKQTLESLRHLTIEETYELSDAIIRHDLPDLKKELGDVMLHLTFYAKIASEQGAFDIADALNAQCEKLIFRHPHIYGDVKAEDEETVKRNWEQLKLQEKGNSSVLGGVPSSLPALVKAMRIQEKARGAGFDWEQPEQVWEKVQEELSEFGAEFSGLPATEINQERAAAEFGDLLFSLINFARHAGINPEEALERTNRKFIHRFQYLETQAAQDGHQLHELTLAQMDVYWEQAKRLPGGNSERTQ; encoded by the coding sequence ATGGAATATAACACCGCTGCCCGCCGGCCAGCTCAACTGGAAGCCTTCGGTCGCCTGCTCGATGTACTGGACCGGCTGCGTGCCGAGTGCCCCTGGGACCGGAAGCAGACCTTGGAAAGCCTGCGCCACCTCACAATTGAGGAAACCTACGAGCTCAGTGACGCCATCATTCGCCACGATCTGCCCGACCTGAAGAAGGAACTCGGCGACGTGATGCTGCATCTGACCTTTTACGCCAAAATAGCTAGTGAGCAGGGTGCCTTCGACATTGCCGACGCGCTTAACGCGCAGTGTGAGAAGCTCATCTTCCGGCACCCGCACATTTATGGCGATGTGAAAGCCGAGGATGAGGAAACCGTGAAGCGCAATTGGGAACAGTTGAAACTTCAGGAGAAAGGCAACTCTTCCGTTCTGGGTGGCGTACCCTCGTCGTTACCGGCGCTGGTGAAGGCTATGCGCATTCAGGAAAAAGCACGCGGGGCCGGCTTCGATTGGGAGCAGCCGGAGCAGGTCTGGGAAAAGGTGCAAGAAGAACTTTCGGAGTTCGGAGCGGAGTTTTCCGGCCTTCCGGCTACGGAAATCAACCAGGAGCGGGCGGCAGCCGAATTTGGCGACCTACTATTCTCGCTCATTAACTTTGCTCGGCACGCGGGCATCAATCCGGAGGAAGCGTTGGAGCGCACCAACCGGAAGTTCATTCACCGCTTTCAGTATCTAGAAACGCAAGCGGCGCAGGATGGCCACCAGCTACACGAGCTCACGCTGGCCCAGATGGACGTTTACTGGGAGCAAGCGAAAAGGCTACCCGGCGGCAACAGTGAAAGAACGCAATAA